Proteins encoded by one window of Haematobia irritans isolate KBUSLIRL chromosome 2, ASM5000362v1, whole genome shotgun sequence:
- the dia gene encoding diaphanous related formin 1 — protein MSKNDKNKSGGGLLESWFGRPKTKGTTYSTGTLSGRPASTDAEAAFDLQELEKTIRALSDSEVDAKFMEILEDMNIPKDKRGPLLSKSITERQKMIFMHLKGKNSLEHRANSKFEKPLDYIEYLRNGEHSEPKIYACLESLRVALTNNPLSWIKEFGEDGIDEVIHLMSRCKKERTFDRIELECIRCLKAIMNNTWGLNLVLTPDQHQVVLLLAQSLDPRKVTTMCEAVKLLASFCLVHERNGYDKVLRAITTAASTSYKSSERFRPIVDSLFTPEKYDPRRELACHSLIFINTLTNTPNDLNFRLHLRCEIMRMGLYAKFDDFKGMVEASNNDSLKQHFKIFNEIREDDFEEFIQRFENVSYNMDDVTDCFEVVKNLVTDTPAEPYFLSIMQHLLYIRDDFYFRPAYYQLIEECISQIVFHKGYCDPNFENRNFNIDTSLLLDDIVEKTKAKELKRAEEYEKKIEQLEIAKQEAEAKAAHLEEKLKQAGGSAGSTNNLPKVNIPLAPPPPGGVRMPPPPPPPPGMGGPGGPPPPPPPPMPGMGGGPRPPPPPPPPGMGGPPPPPMPGMAGGPPPPPMLIPMAPVLPHGLKPKKKWEVKNPMKRANWKAIIPQKMSEKSFWVKCQEDKLASDDMLAELSMKFSSKPIKKDQKDSVDKPTTLTKKTIDLRVLDGKSAQNLLILLGGSLKHLSYEQIKICLLRCDTDILSSNILQQLIQYLPPPEQLKRLQEIKAKGEPLPPIEQFAATIGEIKRLSPRLHNLNFKLTFTDMIQDIKPDIVAGTAACEEVRNSKKFSKILELILLMGNYMNSGSKNELAYGFEISYLTKLTNTKDAENKQTLLHYLVDVVEKKFPDALTFYDDMSHVDKASRVNLDTIQKSMRQMNSAVKNLETDLQNNKVPQCEDDKFAEVMSKFAGDCRQQVDVLGKMQVQMEKLYKELGEYFAFDPAKYTMEEFFMDIKTFKDAFLQAHQEIVRQREEEEKKRRLQEAREQSLREQMERQQRKLALVDMDAAHAQEGVMDSLLEALQTGSAFGNRNNRQQRRQRPAGAERRAQLSRSRSRTRVAPGGLVSREMLANEALMGSA, from the exons GCAAAAACTCTTTGGAACATCGAGCAAATTCAAAATTCGAAAAACCTCTTGACTACATTGAGTACCTGCGCAATGGCGAACATAGTGAACCGAAAATTTACGCATGTTTGGAAAGTTTGCGTGTGGCGCTCACCAACAATCCCCTGTCGTGGATTAAAGAATTCGGTGAGGATGGGATCGATGAGGTTATCCATCTAATGAGCCGCTGTAAAAAGGAGCGTACTTTCGATCGCATCGAATTGGAGTGTATACGTTGTCTTAAGGCCATCATGAATAATACATGGGGATTAAATTTAGTTCTAACACCAGATCAACATCAAGTTGTACTGCTATTGGCCCAATCGCTTGATCCCCGCAAGGTTACAACTATGTGTGAAGCTGTAAAGCTATTGGCTTCATTTTGTTTAGTACACGAGCGTAATGGCTATGACAAGGTGTTAAGGGCCATTACAACAGCCGCATCAACGTCGTATAAATCAAGCGAACGGTTTCGACCCATAGTCGATTCCCTATTTACCCCGGAAAAATATGATCCCCGCAGAGAATTAGCGTGCCATAgtttaattttcattaatactctCACAAATACCCCCAACGATTTGAATTTTCGTCTTCATTTACGTTGTGAAATAATGCGTATGGGTCTGTACGCGAAATTCGATGACTTCAAGGGGATGGTAGAGGCGAGTAACAATGACTCGCTGAAAcagcattttaaaattttcaatgaaatccgCGAAGACGACTTTGAAGAATTCATTCAACGTTTCGAAAATGTCAGCTATAATATGGACGATGTAACGGATTGCTTTGAGGTTGTAAAGAACTTGGTGACAGATACACCCGCTGAACCATATTTCCTCTCGATAATGCAACATTTGCTGTATATACGTGATGACTTCTATTTCCGCCCAGCCTATTATCAACTCATCGAAGAGTGCATATCTCAAATTGTATTTCACAAGGGTTACTGTGATCCCAATTTTGAAAATCGAAATTTCAATATAGACACCTCCTTGCTGTTGGATGATATCGTGGAAAAGACCAAggccaaagaattgaaaagagCGGAAGAGTATGAGAAGAAAATCGAGCAATTGGAAATAGCCAAACAAGAGGCTGAAGCTAAGGCTGCACATTTGGAGGAAAAGCTAAAGCAGGCTGGAGGCAGTGCTGGATCTACAAATAATTTGCCCAAAGTGAATATACCACTAGCGCCCCCACCACCGGGAGGAGTGAGAATGCCTCCACCACCACCTCCTCCACCGGGAATGGGTGGGCCGGGTGGACCACCTCCACCACCACCGCCACCTATGCCTGGCATGGGTGGTGGACCAAGACCTCCACCACCACCTCCGCCACCAGGAATGGGAGGACCCCCACCACCCCCTATGCCTGGCATGGCCGGGGGTCCACCACCACCTCCCATGCTTATTCCCATGGCCCCTGTTCTGCCTCATGGCTTGAAACCCAAGAAGAAATGGGAAGTGAAGAATCCTATGAAACGTGCCAACTGGAAAGCCATTATACCGCAAAAGATGTCAGAGAAATCATTTTGGGTAAAGTGTCAAGAAGACAAGCTAGCTTCGGATGATATGCTTGCCGAACTCTCCATGAAATTCTCTTCGAAACCCATAAAGAAGGATCAAAAGGACTCTGTTGACAAACCCACAACGCTGACGAAAAAGACTATCGATTTGCGTGTCCTTGATGGCAAATCAGCCCAAAATCTCCTAATTCTATTGGGTGGATCCCTAAAACATTTGTCATATgaacaaatcaaaatttgtttattacgCTGTGATACTGATATTCTGTCTTCCAATATATTACAACAACTTATACAATATCTACCACCACCAGAGCAATTGAAACGTCTGCAAGAGATTAAAGCCAAAGGTGAACCATTGCCTCCTATTGAACAATTTGCTGCAACAATAG GTGAAATTAAACGTCTGTCTCCACGCTTGCATAATCTTAATTTTAAGCTTACATTTACCGATATGATCCAAGATATCAAACCTGATATTGTGGCGGGCACAGCCGCATGTGAAGAAGTgcgaaatagtaaaaaattctccaaaatccTTGAACTGATTCTCCTCATGGGCAATTACATGAACTCAGGATCGAAGAATGAATTGGCCTATGGTTTTGAAATTTCATATCTTACCAAATTAACAAATACCAAGGATgctgaaaataaacaaacacttTTACATTATCTAGTCGATGTGGTTGAAAAGAAATTCCCTGATGCATTGACTTTCTATGATGACATGTCTCATGTTGATAAAGCGTCACGTGTTAATCTCGATACCATACAGAAATCGATGAGACAAATGAATTCGGCCGTTAAGAATTTAGAGACCGATTTACAAAATAACAAAGTGCCACAATGTGAAGATGATAAGTTTGCCGAGGTGATGAGTAAATTTGCAGGAGATTGCAGGCAGCAAGTTGATGTATTAg GTAAAATGCAAGTACAAATGGAGAAATTGTATAAAGAACTTGGAGAATACTTTGCATTTGATCCCGCTAAATATACCATGGAAGAATTCTTTATGgatattaaaacatttaaagACGCATTCTTGCAAGCTCATCAAGAGATCGTACGTCAGCGGGAAGAGGAAGAAAAGAAACGACGTCTTCAAGAGGCACGCGAGCAATCGCTTCGCGAGCAAATGGAACGACAGCAGCGTAAATTGGCTTTGGTCGATATGGATGCAGCTCATGCCCAAGAAGGTGTCATGGATAGTTTACTAGAAGCCCTACAGACAGGCTCTGCATTCGGCAATCGTAATAATAGGCAACAGAGAAGACAACGTCCAGCTGGAGCAGAACGAAGAGCGCAACTAAGTCGATCAAGATCTCGAACAAGAGTTGCCCCAGGTGGTTTGGTATCACGAGAAATGCTGGCCAATGAAGCATTGATGGGTTCTGCTTAA